In Gemmatimonadaceae bacterium, one DNA window encodes the following:
- a CDS encoding UvrD-helicase domain-containing protein yields the protein MSGGSAFPDLNPAQRAAVEHDDGPLLVVAGAGSGKTRVLTARIARLIAERGVAPQELLAVTFTNKAAGEMRERVGRALGEDPRGMWIGTFHGIGARLLRQHAALVGRSAEYTIYDEDDSLGVIKRLMERHRISNKEFAPKAISGEISSAKNALVDVEEYELLARTPLAKAAAKVYRDLETTLQAANAVSFDDLLVLPVRILRQHEDVRTRLARRFRHVLVDEYQDTNRAQYEFVRLVAGEHRNVAVVGDDDQAIYGWRGADIRNILDFERDFPSATVVRLEENYRSTAAILDLANVVIAENVGRRGKTLRATRLGGDKVVLLEAADDRDEADAIVEELQAWRQRGQAYRDAAVLYRTNAQSRGFEESLRRAAIPYRLIGAVRFYDRREIRDVLAWLRLVANPADDEAFRRAIAAPKRGVGDTSVELLAAEAAEAGVPLLEIARRAASITGMRPATRESLQQFVKVVDRVRELAADSSVDVLIAELVERSGYDAALRSEGPEGLERMENLRELQNSAAETIIDDGGEVGLRPLDHFLQRATLITALDALGPDADAVTMMTVHTAKGLEYGLVCVTGLEDGLFPLARAYDDPDMLEEERRLLYVAITRAGSRLMLSWAHQRRRNGELLPSIRSSFLRNLPEDTLELRRTVRLRSTTRLAAPSRGRSWTRGPSRSDDASFSRSTKPSWSPREGAKVSSFVQDEETSQDLPNFVPGERVAHARFGSGTIAEVSGQGKEAKVTVDFDDEDVGRKRLVIAFAGLQRGFD from the coding sequence GTGAGCGGCGGGTCCGCGTTTCCCGATCTCAACCCGGCCCAACGCGCAGCGGTCGAACACGACGACGGGCCACTGCTCGTCGTCGCCGGCGCAGGCTCGGGTAAGACCCGCGTACTCACGGCGCGCATCGCGCGGCTGATTGCGGAGCGCGGCGTGGCGCCGCAGGAGCTCCTCGCCGTCACGTTCACCAACAAGGCCGCCGGCGAGATGCGCGAGCGCGTGGGGCGCGCCCTCGGTGAGGATCCCCGCGGGATGTGGATCGGGACCTTCCACGGCATCGGCGCACGGCTGCTCCGGCAGCACGCCGCCCTGGTCGGACGCAGCGCCGAGTACACGATCTACGACGAGGACGACTCGCTCGGTGTGATCAAGCGCTTGATGGAACGGCACCGCATCAGCAACAAGGAGTTCGCGCCCAAGGCCATCAGCGGCGAGATCTCGTCGGCCAAGAACGCCTTGGTGGATGTCGAGGAGTACGAGTTGCTCGCGCGCACTCCACTGGCCAAGGCGGCCGCCAAGGTGTATCGCGACCTCGAGACCACGCTGCAAGCCGCGAACGCGGTGAGCTTCGACGACCTGCTCGTGCTCCCGGTGCGCATCCTGCGACAGCACGAGGACGTTCGCACGCGCTTGGCGCGGCGCTTCCGGCATGTGCTGGTGGACGAGTACCAGGACACCAACCGCGCGCAGTACGAGTTCGTGAGGCTCGTGGCGGGGGAGCACCGCAACGTGGCCGTGGTTGGCGATGACGACCAAGCCATCTACGGCTGGCGCGGCGCGGATATCCGCAACATCCTCGACTTCGAGCGCGACTTTCCCTCCGCGACGGTGGTGCGCCTCGAGGAGAACTATCGCTCCACGGCGGCCATCCTCGATCTCGCCAACGTGGTGATCGCCGAGAACGTCGGCCGCCGCGGCAAGACGCTGCGCGCGACGCGACTCGGTGGCGACAAGGTGGTGCTGCTCGAGGCCGCGGACGACCGCGACGAAGCAGACGCCATCGTAGAGGAGTTGCAGGCCTGGCGGCAGCGCGGGCAGGCGTATCGCGATGCGGCGGTCCTGTACCGCACCAACGCCCAGAGCCGTGGCTTCGAGGAATCGTTGCGGCGGGCCGCCATTCCGTACCGACTCATCGGCGCGGTGCGCTTCTATGATCGGCGCGAGATCCGCGACGTGCTCGCCTGGCTGCGGCTCGTGGCCAATCCCGCCGACGACGAAGCCTTCCGCCGCGCCATCGCGGCGCCGAAGCGGGGTGTGGGAGACACCTCCGTGGAGTTGCTGGCGGCCGAAGCGGCCGAGGCCGGCGTGCCATTGCTTGAGATCGCGCGGCGGGCGGCGAGCATCACCGGCATGCGGCCGGCGACGCGCGAGTCGCTGCAGCAGTTCGTGAAGGTCGTGGACCGCGTGCGCGAGCTGGCAGCAGACAGCAGCGTCGATGTGCTTATCGCCGAGCTCGTGGAGCGCTCGGGCTACGACGCCGCGCTGCGGTCCGAGGGACCTGAAGGCCTCGAGCGGATGGAGAACCTGCGGGAACTGCAGAACTCGGCCGCTGAGACCATCATCGACGACGGTGGGGAGGTGGGCCTGCGCCCACTCGACCACTTCCTGCAGCGCGCCACGCTGATCACGGCGCTCGACGCACTCGGCCCAGATGCGGACGCCGTCACGATGATGACCGTGCACACGGCCAAGGGTCTCGAATATGGCCTCGTCTGCGTGACGGGACTGGAGGATGGCCTCTTCCCGTTGGCCCGCGCCTACGACGATCCCGACATGCTCGAGGAGGAACGGCGGCTCCTCTACGTGGCCATCACACGGGCGGGCTCGCGGTTGATGCTCAGTTGGGCGCACCAACGGCGGCGCAACGGCGAGCTCTTGCCCAGTATCCGTTCCAGTTTCCTCCGCAACCTGCCCGAGGACACGCTCGAACTCCGCCGCACCGTCCGCCTCCGCTCCACAACCCGCCTCGCCGCACCATCAAGAGGCCGCAGTTGGACGCGCGGCCCATCGCGCAGCGACGACGCCTCCTTCAGCCGTAGCACGAAGCCGAGCTGGTCGCCGCGCGAGGGCGCCAAGGTCTCGAGCTTCGTACAGGACGAGGAAACCTCGCAGGACCTGCCCAACTTCGTGCCCGGCGAGCGCGTCGCGCACGCGCGCTTCGGCTCGGGCACAATCGCTGAGGTCAGCGGGCAAGGGAAGGAAGCCAAGGTCACCGTGGACTTCGACGACGAGGACGTCGGACGCAAGCGGCTGGTGATCGCTTTCGCCGGCTTGCAGCGCGGCTTCGACTGA
- the nusA gene encoding transcription termination factor NusA, with translation MGGSTEILMALRELADSKQIQRSELHDLLKDGILAALAKKHGPTVQAEVDIDDAAGEIRIVILKKVVEEPEDDIIEISLEEARYEDPDYQVGDLMEIEVPFSEFGRSAVQAAKQRIVQRVREGERTKIRDEFSGRVGDLLSGEIQQIERGKIVVMLNKFREAEAIIPYREQNHRETYSQGEPVRAVLKRIEETPKGPRLILSRADALFVQALFRLEVPEIQSGIVEIRAASREVGSRTKIAVVSRDDAIDPVGACVGLKGSRVQAVVQELGGERIDIVPWSNDPERFAKLALAPAKVARVFSDAAAKTIQAVVDEDQLSLAIGRNGQNVRLASELTGWKIDLYSSREWLERGGDIPLFAPLPEDDEAADVPLGDIDGLATATVAVLEAGGYRTLNDIIDLERDDFLKLPGIAPEEADRIMAILDELTEEGGDTAEPKAPAAE, from the coding sequence ATGGGTGGTTCGACCGAAATCCTGATGGCCCTGCGCGAGCTGGCGGACAGCAAGCAGATCCAGCGCAGCGAGCTGCACGACTTGTTGAAGGACGGCATCCTGGCCGCCCTCGCCAAGAAGCACGGGCCCACGGTGCAGGCCGAGGTGGACATTGATGACGCCGCGGGCGAGATCCGCATCGTCATCCTGAAGAAGGTCGTCGAGGAGCCCGAGGACGACATCATCGAGATCTCCCTCGAGGAAGCCCGCTACGAGGACCCGGACTACCAGGTCGGCGACCTGATGGAGATCGAGGTCCCGTTCTCCGAGTTCGGCCGTTCCGCCGTGCAGGCGGCCAAGCAGCGCATCGTGCAGCGCGTCCGCGAGGGCGAGCGCACCAAGATCCGCGACGAGTTCTCCGGCCGCGTGGGCGACCTGCTTTCCGGCGAGATCCAGCAGATCGAGCGCGGCAAGATCGTCGTGATGCTCAACAAGTTCCGCGAGGCCGAGGCCATCATCCCGTACCGCGAGCAGAACCATCGCGAGACCTACTCGCAGGGTGAGCCGGTTCGCGCGGTGCTTAAGCGCATTGAGGAGACGCCGAAGGGCCCACGCCTGATTCTCTCGCGTGCCGACGCGTTGTTCGTGCAGGCACTGTTCCGCCTCGAGGTCCCGGAAATCCAGTCGGGCATCGTCGAGATTCGCGCCGCCTCGCGCGAGGTGGGCAGCCGCACGAAGATCGCTGTCGTCTCGCGCGATGACGCCATCGATCCGGTCGGCGCCTGCGTGGGCCTCAAGGGCTCGCGCGTGCAGGCCGTCGTGCAGGAACTCGGTGGCGAGCGCATCGACATTGTCCCTTGGTCGAACGACCCGGAGCGATTCGCCAAGCTCGCGCTGGCACCCGCGAAGGTCGCCCGCGTGTTCAGCGACGCCGCGGCCAAGACCATCCAGGCCGTCGTGGACGAGGACCAGCTCTCGCTGGCCATCGGCCGCAACGGGCAGAACGTGCGTCTCGCCTCGGAACTCACCGGCTGGAAGATCGACCTCTACTCGAGCCGCGAGTGGCTGGAGCGTGGTGGCGACATCCCGCTCTTCGCACCGCTGCCCGAGGACGACGAGGCCGCAGACGTGCCGCTCGGTGACATCGACGGCTTGGCCACCGCCACGGTCGCGGTGCTCGAGGCCGGTGGCTATCGCACGTTGAACGACATCATCGATTTGGAACGCGACGACTTCCTGAAGTTGCCGGGCATCGCGCCCGAGGAAGCCGACCGCATCATGGCCATCCTCGACGAACTCACCGAAGAGGGTGGCGACACCGCCGAGCCGAAGGCACCGGCGGCGGAGTAG
- a CDS encoding mannose-1-phosphate guanylyltransferase: MAAPLFGVVLAGGVGSRFWPLSTPARPKQLLPLVSEHSMLEDTVGRLSPLVDRERILILTSAALVGAVRATLPWLGADQVLAEPRPAGTAAALAWAAHEVRRRGGDDAAMLSVHADAAIGDNARFREVLAEAVRAAREHAALATVGIVPVDANPGLGYIQPGATLDAAARRVERFLEKPDRARAEQLVAAGCLWNSGIFAWKASEFLAEIAAHTPELQAAMAVASQGAEAFFGAVENPISVDVGVLERSARVAVVAGDFGWDDVGTWAALRRVRVLDAAGNATHGDVYTVDSGANVVHADAGRVVLYGVKDLVVVSKPGLTMVTTVEHSDALKRMLDALPPDVVRDA, from the coding sequence ATGGCCGCTCCTCTTTTCGGAGTCGTGCTGGCGGGCGGTGTGGGGTCGCGGTTCTGGCCACTGAGCACGCCCGCTCGCCCGAAGCAGCTCCTGCCGCTCGTCAGCGAGCACTCGATGCTCGAGGACACGGTTGGACGACTGTCGCCGCTGGTTGACCGCGAGCGAATCCTGATCCTGACGAGTGCTGCGCTCGTGGGCGCGGTGCGCGCCACGCTGCCGTGGTTGGGGGCCGACCAAGTGCTGGCCGAGCCCCGGCCGGCGGGCACGGCGGCGGCGCTGGCCTGGGCGGCGCACGAGGTGCGCCGCCGCGGAGGCGACGATGCGGCGATGCTCTCCGTGCACGCAGACGCGGCCATCGGCGACAACGCGCGCTTTCGTGAGGTGCTGGCCGAGGCGGTCCGGGCGGCGCGCGAGCACGCAGCGCTCGCGACGGTGGGCATCGTGCCCGTGGATGCGAATCCCGGACTCGGCTACATCCAACCGGGAGCGACCCTCGACGCCGCTGCGCGGCGCGTGGAGCGCTTCCTCGAGAAGCCCGACCGCGCGCGCGCCGAGCAGTTGGTCGCCGCGGGCTGTCTCTGGAACTCTGGCATCTTCGCGTGGAAGGCCTCGGAGTTCCTCGCCGAGATCGCGGCGCACACGCCGGAGTTGCAGGCGGCGATGGCTGTCGCGTCACAAGGCGCCGAGGCCTTCTTTGGCGCGGTGGAGAATCCCATCAGCGTGGATGTCGGCGTGCTGGAGCGCAGCGCACGCGTGGCCGTGGTCGCCGGTGACTTCGGCTGGGACGATGTCGGGACCTGGGCCGCCTTGCGGCGGGTCCGCGTCCTCGACGCCGCGGGCAATGCCACGCACGGCGACGTGTACACGGTGGACTCCGGCGCCAACGTCGTGCACGCGGATGCCGGACGGGTGGTGCTCTACGGTGTGAAGGACCTGGTCGTGGTCTCCAAACCGGGCCTGACGATGGTCACCACCGTGGAGCACTCGGATGCGCTCAAGCGGATGCTGGATGCCCTGCCCCCTGACGTGGTGAGGGACGCGTGA
- a CDS encoding roadblock/LC7 domain-containing protein: protein MPTIRDLVSTLRQFDGVQAAAVLGRDGLLIDSEANAGVDSEQIAAHVPSILQFADDLGGAAQIGALRTAVLEHVESTVVLSTLSAEVVLLVQLTPTANLGALLYDLRRHRAGLATLV from the coding sequence GTGCCCACGATTCGCGACCTCGTGTCGACGCTGCGCCAGTTCGATGGCGTGCAGGCTGCCGCCGTGCTTGGCCGCGACGGCCTTTTGATCGACAGCGAGGCCAACGCCGGCGTGGACAGCGAGCAGATCGCGGCGCACGTCCCGAGCATTCTCCAGTTCGCCGACGACCTGGGCGGTGCCGCACAGATCGGTGCGCTCCGCACGGCGGTGCTGGAGCACGTGGAGTCGACGGTGGTGCTCTCTACGCTCTCGGCGGAAGTGGTGTTGCTTGTCCAACTCACGCCGACGGCGAATCTCGGCGCGCTGCTCTACGATCTCCGCCGGCATCGCGCGGGGCTGGCCACGCTCGTCTGA
- the murA gene encoding UDP-N-acetylglucosamine 1-carboxyvinyltransferase — MASPQFVVEGGRALSGSIRPTGNKNAALPIVCAALLTEHPVTLENVPRIRDIESLLGLVRAAGASADWTAPNTLVIHAKTLRGDSLDPELCARIRASILLAAPLLARCGSVTLVPPGGDVIGRRRLDTHVLALEALGAVHEFGERIEFRAKKLVGADIFLDEPSVTGTENAVMAAVAAQGTTILHNAASEPHVQDLCRMLEVLGAQIEGIGSNVLTIHGGRPLQGGTFRIGPDHIEVGSFIGLAAVTRSALRIEDAGVRHLRSTRLGFERLGVRTEVDGDALVVPAKQDLRIQSDLGGAVPKLEDQPWPAFPADVMSIAIVTATQCEGIILFHEKMFESRLFFVDKLIGMGARIVLCDPHRALVSGPTQLRGAQVESPDIRAGMAMLIAALCAKGTSTINNVGQIERGYERIDERLNALGASIKRIAG, encoded by the coding sequence ATGGCCTCACCTCAGTTTGTCGTGGAAGGCGGTCGTGCGCTGTCAGGGAGCATCCGACCGACCGGAAACAAGAACGCCGCGCTCCCGATTGTCTGCGCGGCGCTGCTGACCGAACATCCGGTCACCCTGGAGAACGTCCCGCGCATCCGCGACATCGAGAGCCTGCTGGGGTTGGTACGGGCCGCCGGCGCATCCGCGGACTGGACCGCACCGAATACGCTGGTGATCCACGCCAAGACGCTGCGCGGCGATAGCCTCGATCCCGAGCTCTGCGCGCGCATCCGCGCGTCGATCCTGCTCGCCGCGCCATTGCTGGCCCGCTGTGGCAGCGTCACGTTGGTCCCTCCGGGCGGTGACGTGATCGGCCGCCGCCGCCTCGACACCCACGTCCTGGCGCTGGAAGCCCTGGGCGCCGTGCACGAGTTCGGCGAACGCATCGAGTTCCGGGCCAAGAAGCTCGTGGGGGCGGACATCTTCCTGGACGAGCCGAGCGTCACGGGCACCGAGAACGCCGTGATGGCGGCCGTGGCCGCGCAGGGGACGACGATCCTGCACAACGCCGCCAGCGAACCGCACGTGCAAGACCTCTGCCGCATGCTCGAAGTGCTCGGCGCGCAGATCGAAGGCATCGGTTCCAACGTGCTCACCATTCACGGTGGACGCCCGCTGCAGGGCGGAACCTTCCGCATTGGGCCGGACCACATCGAGGTCGGGTCGTTCATTGGACTCGCCGCCGTCACGCGGTCCGCGCTGCGCATCGAGGATGCCGGCGTGCGCCACCTGCGGTCCACCCGACTGGGCTTCGAGCGGCTCGGCGTGCGCACCGAGGTGGATGGCGACGCCTTGGTCGTGCCGGCGAAGCAGGACCTGCGCATCCAGTCCGACTTGGGCGGCGCGGTGCCGAAGCTCGAGGACCAGCCCTGGCCGGCGTTCCCCGCCGACGTGATGTCCATCGCCATCGTCACGGCGACGCAGTGCGAGGGCATCATCTTGTTCCACGAAAAGATGTTCGAGTCGCGGCTCTTCTTCGTGGACAAGCTGATCGGGATGGGCGCGCGCATCGTGCTTTGCGACCCGCACCGCGCCCTCGTGAGCGGACCCACGCAGCTGCGTGGCGCACAGGTGGAGAGTCCCGACATCCGCGCCGGCATGGCCATGCTCATCGCTGCGCTCTGCGCCAAGGGCACCAGCACGATCAACAACGTCGGGCAGATCGAACGCGGCTACGAGCGCATCGACGAGCGATTGAACGCGCTCGGCGCGTCCATCAAGCGCATCGCGGGCTGA
- a CDS encoding ribosomal L7Ae/L30e/S12e/Gadd45 family protein yields the protein MDEATTRRVLGLLGLGVRARNAIVGVDRVRDGVKRGEVRVAVVARDASANSRQKVEGLLEGRAVPTLFVASAAELGGIAGREATAVIGVTDRKLAEGILKAAASGAGDQKT from the coding sequence GTGGACGAGGCGACCACACGACGCGTGCTCGGTCTCCTCGGACTCGGCGTCCGGGCACGGAACGCCATTGTCGGCGTCGATAGGGTCCGGGATGGCGTGAAGCGCGGTGAGGTGCGGGTGGCGGTGGTCGCCCGCGATGCCTCGGCGAATTCACGCCAGAAGGTCGAAGGGTTGTTGGAGGGCCGCGCGGTGCCGACGCTGTTCGTCGCCAGCGCGGCGGAGTTGGGTGGGATTGCGGGGCGGGAGGCCACGGCCGTCATCGGCGTGACCGATCGCAAGTTGGCGGAAGGGATCCTCAAGGCCGCCGCATCGGGGGCCGGGGATCAGAAGACCTAA
- a CDS encoding response regulator — MSATAPSPRTRILVADDEPHIGRIIKTKLEQGPFAVDLVYDGAEALDALEAEPPVGLVVLDLMMPRVSGFEVLERLRADARWRHIPCLILTAAGQDHQEQEARRRGADEFMTKPFSPKRLLARVTELVQGAPA; from the coding sequence GTGTCGGCCACCGCGCCCAGCCCGCGCACCCGAATCCTCGTCGCCGACGACGAGCCGCATATCGGGCGCATCATCAAGACCAAGCTCGAGCAGGGCCCCTTCGCCGTGGACCTGGTCTACGATGGTGCCGAAGCGCTCGATGCGCTGGAGGCGGAGCCGCCGGTGGGACTGGTGGTCCTCGACCTCATGATGCCGCGCGTCAGCGGCTTCGAGGTGCTGGAGCGCCTCCGCGCCGACGCCCGGTGGCGGCACATTCCCTGCCTCATCCTCACCGCCGCGGGGCAGGACCACCAGGAGCAGGAGGCGCGCCGTCGCGGTGCTGACGAGTTCATGACCAAGCCATTCAGCCCGAAGCGCCTACTCGCGCGGGTCACGGAGCTCGTGCAGGGCGCACCCGCCTGA
- a CDS encoding polyphenol oxidase family protein, producing MALPPRLEIVAFEDIGVRAFTTTRAAGDFNLSDPAVGGDARWQALQQALAAEGAPRLASAKQVHGTRVLIHAKPFEGWLRVDDADGHVMLGAGAAAVTIADCVPVFIAHPAGAVGMVHAGWRGVAGGILPEALRQFASQGYPVDELRVHLGPSICGRCYEVGVEVYEQLTGWETKRARQVDLRALLAEQAKQFGVAKWSASGECTRCDNGELFSHRAGDSGRQIACIYSAAD from the coding sequence ATGGCGCTTCCGCCGCGCCTGGAGATCGTCGCGTTCGAGGACATCGGTGTGCGCGCCTTCACCACCACGCGTGCGGCCGGTGACTTCAACCTCAGCGACCCGGCCGTCGGCGGTGATGCGCGTTGGCAGGCACTGCAGCAGGCGCTCGCCGCGGAAGGCGCACCGCGACTCGCCTCCGCGAAACAGGTACACGGCACACGCGTGCTGATCCACGCCAAGCCCTTCGAGGGATGGCTGCGCGTGGATGATGCGGACGGACACGTGATGCTCGGCGCGGGGGCGGCCGCGGTGACCATCGCGGATTGCGTGCCCGTGTTCATCGCACACCCGGCTGGTGCGGTTGGGATGGTCCACGCGGGCTGGCGCGGCGTCGCGGGTGGCATCCTCCCCGAGGCGCTGCGACAGTTTGCTTCACAGGGATATCCCGTCGACGAACTGCGCGTGCACCTTGGCCCGAGCATCTGCGGACGCTGCTACGAGGTTGGCGTCGAGGTCTACGAGCAGCTGACGGGCTGGGAGACGAAGCGCGCGCGGCAGGTGGACCTACGGGCGCTGCTCGCCGAGCAAGCGAAGCAGTTCGGCGTGGCCAAGTGGTCGGCCAGCGGTGAGTGCACCCGCTGCGACAACGGCGAACTGTTCTCGCATCGCGCCGGTGACAGCGGCCGACAGATCGCCTGTATCTACAGCGCGGCCGACTAG
- the serS gene encoding serine--tRNA ligase → MLNPRSFREDLGVLRDAMARRGKLDLYGPQIDEGESLDKSRRAAIQRVEEKKAERNRVSQEVGKRKKAGEDASELQAAARTLGDEIAALEAELATTQARLDELLLGIPNLPLPDVPAGDETANRVLRSWGEPRAAESVKPHWDVGETLGLFDLPRGAKISGSGFIVYRGKGARLVRTLMNLMLDLHTGTFGYDETWVPVVVNRATMTGTGQLPKFEDDMYALKDEDMFLIPTAEVPVTNLFRDEILSAEELPKALCAYSPCFRREAGSAGKDTRGLLRVHEFDKVELVRYCAPEDGEAQFELLLSHAEAVLQKLGLPYRVLLLAAGDTGFSSAKTYDLEVFAPGVGKWLEVSSCSIFTDFQARRANIRYRPAAGEKPRFVYTLNASGLAFPRIIAALLEHYQQADGSVLLPEPLHAGLGTDRLG, encoded by the coding sequence GTGCTCAACCCCCGCTCGTTCCGTGAGGACCTTGGCGTCCTGCGCGACGCCATGGCGCGTCGCGGCAAGCTGGACCTGTACGGCCCACAGATCGACGAGGGCGAGTCCCTCGACAAGTCGCGCCGCGCCGCCATCCAGCGCGTAGAGGAGAAGAAGGCCGAGCGAAACCGCGTCTCGCAGGAGGTCGGCAAGCGCAAGAAGGCCGGCGAGGACGCCAGCGAGTTGCAGGCCGCGGCGCGTACCCTGGGCGACGAGATCGCCGCGCTTGAGGCAGAGCTCGCCACCACGCAGGCCAGGCTCGACGAGCTACTGCTCGGCATCCCGAACCTGCCGTTGCCGGACGTGCCGGCGGGCGACGAGACAGCCAACCGCGTCCTGCGTAGCTGGGGCGAGCCACGCGCCGCCGAGAGCGTGAAGCCGCATTGGGACGTCGGCGAGACGCTGGGGCTCTTCGACCTGCCGCGCGGCGCCAAGATCTCGGGCTCCGGCTTCATCGTCTATCGCGGCAAGGGCGCGCGTTTGGTGCGCACGCTGATGAACCTGATGCTTGACCTGCACACCGGGACCTTTGGCTACGACGAGACCTGGGTGCCTGTGGTGGTGAACCGCGCCACGATGACGGGCACGGGGCAGTTGCCGAAGTTCGAGGACGATATGTACGCGCTCAAGGATGAGGACATGTTCCTCATCCCCACCGCCGAGGTCCCGGTCACGAACCTCTTCCGCGACGAGATCCTCTCGGCGGAGGAGCTGCCGAAGGCGCTCTGCGCCTACTCGCCCTGCTTCCGCCGCGAGGCTGGCTCCGCCGGGAAGGACACGCGCGGCCTGCTGCGCGTGCACGAGTTCGACAAGGTCGAACTGGTGCGCTACTGCGCGCCGGAGGATGGCGAGGCCCAGTTCGAACTGCTGCTCTCGCACGCCGAGGCGGTGCTGCAGAAGCTCGGGCTGCCGTACCGCGTGCTGCTGCTGGCCGCCGGCGACACCGGCTTCTCCAGTGCCAAGACCTACGATCTCGAGGTCTTCGCCCCGGGAGTCGGAAAGTGGCTGGAGGTCTCGTCCTGCTCGATCTTCACGGACTTCCAGGCGCGGCGGGCGAACATTCGCTATCGCCCGGCGGCGGGTGAGAAGCCGCGCTTCGTGTACACGCTGAACGCCTCCGGCCTGGCCTTCCCGCGCATCATCGCCGCGCTGCTGGAGCACTACCAGCAGGCCGACGGCTCCGTGCTGCTGCCCGAGCCCCTGCACGCCGGACTCGGCACGGACCGCCTCGGGTGA
- a CDS encoding zinc dependent phospholipase C family protein produces MTRFAWAVLGGVLLLALTPSDAWAWTPGTHILLGDAVLRSAELLLPTAIAQVIRAFPYDFLYGSIAADTSFAKRYAKVGQHCHNWNVGDDILDKARDDALRSFGYGYLSHLAADVVAHNHFVPHQLAISTATSGMGHSYWESRFETETGEQWPRRARELILLDHSRADEHLDRILSPTIFSTPTNRRIFRGMVQVTDMATWQRIMALMAERSRYVLRGATVRAHLDLAFEYVVDLLARGGEARPRAFDPSGEEALREAKQIRKLALERGGERAARKDAAGRFALPTDALQWAPRLERPLFEPTPSPAA; encoded by the coding sequence ATGACGCGATTCGCCTGGGCAGTGCTCGGCGGCGTGCTCCTGCTGGCACTGACGCCCAGCGATGCCTGGGCCTGGACACCTGGTACGCACATCCTGCTCGGGGATGCCGTGCTGCGGTCGGCCGAGCTCTTGCTGCCGACCGCGATCGCGCAGGTGATCCGTGCCTTTCCCTACGACTTCCTGTACGGATCGATTGCCGCCGACACGAGCTTTGCCAAGCGCTACGCGAAGGTCGGCCAGCATTGCCACAACTGGAATGTCGGTGACGACATCCTCGACAAGGCGCGTGACGACGCGCTGCGCTCTTTCGGCTACGGCTATCTCTCGCACCTCGCGGCGGATGTGGTGGCACACAACCATTTCGTGCCGCACCAGCTGGCCATCTCCACCGCAACAAGCGGGATGGGCCACAGCTATTGGGAGAGCCGCTTCGAGACCGAGACCGGCGAGCAGTGGCCGCGACGCGCGCGGGAGTTGATCCTGCTCGACCATTCGCGGGCGGACGAGCACCTCGACCGCATCCTCTCACCGACGATCTTCAGTACGCCGACCAACCGGCGGATCTTCCGCGGCATGGTCCAGGTCACCGATATGGCCACCTGGCAGCGCATCATGGCGCTGATGGCGGAGCGCAGCCGCTATGTGCTGCGCGGTGCGACGGTCCGGGCGCACCTGGACTTGGCCTTCGAGTACGTGGTGGACTTGCTCGCCCGCGGGGGCGAGGCGCGCCCACGGGCCTTTGACCCCAGTGGCGAGGAGGCGCTGCGCGAGGCCAAGCAGATCCGCAAGCTTGCACTGGAACGCGGCGGCGAACGCGCGGCGCGCAAGGATGCGGCGGGACGGTTTGCATTGCCGACGGACGCCCTGCAGTGGGCGCCGCGGCTGGAGCGGCCGCTGTTTGAACCGACGCCTTCCCCAGCCGCCTAG